TTCGGCTGCAAGCTCCGTATGTATTTTTGCACTTTGAAAAGCTCTGGCTGAGTTATCTTGCACCAGTAATCCACCTTCAATCGGTTGTTGCACACAACCGCCAAGCCACTTAATCATTAAAAATGAAAAAAACCAGAGTAAAATTTTCCTCACCGAGCTGCCTCAATCGTTGATCGAACAGTACGCTTGGTTTTGTCTTTGACTTGGCCGGCCAGTTGGCCACAGGCTGCTGCAATGTCGTCGCCGCGTGTTTTTCTTATAGTTGTTACATATCCGGCCTGCATCAGCACATCCCGGAACTCGCGCACGGCTTCTGAAGTTGAACGCTCGAAACCAGAATTAGAAAATGAATTAAAAGGAATCAAATTAAATTTACAGGGTACATCGCGAACTAATTTAACCAGTTCACGCGCATGGGCGATCGTATCATTCACCCCATTTAACATGACATATTCGAAAGTTATAAAATCCCTCGGCGCAGCGGGCAAATAACGCTGACAGGCTGCAAGCAACTCTTTTAAAGGATATTTTTTATTGATAGGTACCAACTGATCTCGCAAATCATCATTCGGTGCGTGCAAAGATATAGCCAGCGCAACCGGACAGCGATCACGCAACCGGTCTATCGCGGGCACCAACCCCGAAGTGCTCACCGTAACCCGGCGCCGCGAAAGTCCATATGCATGATCATCCAACATTAAATCCAGTGCAGTCACAACATTCTCGAAGTTGGCTAAAGGCTCACCCATGCCCATCATCACTACGTTGGTAACAGATTTATAGGTGTGAGACAAACCCCTGTCATCAGCCGTTGCCAGTGTTTTATTCGCAATCCATAGTTGCCCGATGATTTCCGCAACCGTCAAATTCCGGTTGAAACCTTGTTTGCCAGTCGAACAAAATGTGCAAGCCAGAGCACATCCCACTTGGCTTGAGACGCACAAAGTACCCCGATTTGCTTCCGGAATGAAAACTGTCTCGATGCCATTATTCGCGCCAACCGACAACAACCATTTCCGGGTTCCATCCTCGGCGACATGATCCGCAATGATCTGCGGCAACTCAATGACTGCAGTGGTTGACAGCTTTTCCCTTAACCCCTTGGCTAAATCGCTCATTACGGCAAAATCAACCACGCCGAATTGATGGATCCATCGAAGTAACTGTTTTGCGCGAAAGGGTTTCTCGCCAATTTTTATAAAAAAATCAGCGAGTGCTTGACTGTCGTAGTCTAGTAGATTGATTGCCACTATTGACTGATAAATGCGAGGGTATTGCTTAACGGGAAAAGATATTTAAAACCGGGAAAAAGCAAGCGATTTCTATCGCTGCTGTTTCCGGAGCATCTGAGCCATGAACTGCATTGGCGTCAATGCTGTCGGCGAAATCTGCGCGGATCGTTCCTTTTTCCGCTTTTTTAGGATCTGTTGCGCCCATCAAATCACGGTTTTTTTTAATAGCGTTCTCACCTTCCAGCACTTGCACCATAATGGGTCCGGATATCATAAAACTGACAAGGTCGCGAAAAAAAGGACGCTCTTTATGCACTGCATAAAATTGCTCGGCTTCGGATTGGGATAAATGCATCATACGTGCTGCGACTATCTTTAAACCATTGGATTCAAACCGTGAATAGATTTGGCCGATGACATTCTTTGCAACAGCATCAGGTTTGATTATCGACAGCGTTCTTTCAATTGCCATTAAATTCTCCAGAAAATTAGTAAATTAAAAACGATATTTTAACAAAATCTGCTCTCGATCCGCAAAAACGTGAAATATCTTTAAGGTTCGATTCAGTTATTCTTCCCAAGAAATAAAAAACACTACTT
This is a stretch of genomic DNA from Nitrosomonas sp. sh817. It encodes these proteins:
- the ndk gene encoding nucleoside-diphosphate kinase, whose product is MAIERTLSIIKPDAVAKNVIGQIYSRFESNGLKIVAARMMHLSQSEAEQFYAVHKERPFFRDLVSFMISGPIMVQVLEGENAIKKNRDLMGATDPKKAEKGTIRADFADSIDANAVHGSDAPETAAIEIACFFPVLNIFSR
- the rlmN gene encoding 23S rRNA (adenine(2503)-C(2))-methyltransferase RlmN; this translates as MAINLLDYDSQALADFFIKIGEKPFRAKQLLRWIHQFGVVDFAVMSDLAKGLREKLSTTAVIELPQIIADHVAEDGTRKWLLSVGANNGIETVFIPEANRGTLCVSSQVGCALACTFCSTGKQGFNRNLTVAEIIGQLWIANKTLATADDRGLSHTYKSVTNVVMMGMGEPLANFENVVTALDLMLDDHAYGLSRRRVTVSTSGLVPAIDRLRDRCPVALAISLHAPNDDLRDQLVPINKKYPLKELLAACQRYLPAAPRDFITFEYVMLNGVNDTIAHARELVKLVRDVPCKFNLIPFNSFSNSGFERSTSEAVREFRDVLMQAGYVTTIRKTRGDDIAAACGQLAGQVKDKTKRTVRSTIEAAR